The window cctgaattaaaggagttgaagaagcagttgcaggagttgcttgataagggcttcatcaggcccagcgtatcaccttggggtgctccagtcttatttgtgaagaagaaggatggttctatgcgtatgtgtattgaagAATAGGTATCCTTtccctcgcattgatgatttatttgatccgttacagggtgccagggtgttttccaagattgacttgcattctggCTATaattagttgaagattcgagagccggatatcccgaagactgctttcaggaccagatatggtcactatgagtttcttgtcatgtcatttgggccgaccaatgccccagcaacctttatgcatttgattcaCAGTGTAttctggccttatcttgattccttcgtcgttgtgtttattgacgacaacTTGGTATATTTCCGGtctcaggaggatcatgagcagcacctgaggaccgtgcttcagactttaagggagaagaggttgtatgcaaaattttctaagtgtgaattctggcttgatttagtggcattcttgggccacatagtgtcttttgatgggatcaaggtagatccgaagaaggtggaggcagtgcagagttggcctagaccgtcatcaactacggagatccgcagtttccttggtttggcggggtattaccgtggctttatggagggattttcatccattgcagtacctatgaccaggctgacctagaagggtgctccgttcaagtggaccgaggagtgtgagcaaagctttcagaagctcaagacagctttgactacatccccagtattagtattgcctacaggttcagggtcataCACTGTCTactgtgatgcctcgaggattggccttggagcggtattgatgcaggacggtagggtgattgcctacgcgtctagacagttgaaggtacatgagaagaattatccagttcatgatctcgagttagtagctattgttcacgccctgaagatctggcgtcattatttgtacggtgttccctatgagatttacactgatcaccggagtttgtagTACTTGTcaaggcagaaggaccttaatttgcgtcagcggaggtggttggagctacttaaagactatgatatcactatattataccacccggggaaggccaatgtagtggccgacgctttgagtcgccgggcagagagtttggggagtttggcatatcttccagcagctgagaggcccttagccttggatgttcaggccttagccaaccagttcgtgagattggatatttcagagcctagccgggtattagcttgtgtggttgctcggtcttctctttatgaccgtatcagggagcaccagtatgataatcctcatcttctagttcttcagggtAGGGTTCATCGAGTTGATGCTAGAGATgtcactattggtgatgacggtgtgatgaggatgcagggccggatctgtgtgcccaatgtaaatgggcttcgggagttgattcttgaggaggcccatagctctcggtactccattcatccgggttccgcgaagatgtactaggacttgaggcagcactattggtggagaagcaTGAAAAAGGgcatagttgggtttgtggccaagtgtctcaactgtcagcaggttaaatatgagcattagagacccggtggattacttcagaggttggagatcccagagtggaagtgggagcggatcaccatggactttgtggttggacttcctcggactttgagaaagttcgatactatttgggtgatcgtggatcgactgaccaagtcagcccatttcattccggtgCTGACTACATACTCTTcggagaggttggctgagatttatatcagagagattgcccgccttcatggtattccaagatacatcatttcagacagaggtacacagttcacatcatgattttggagagccgtacagaagGAGTtaggtactagggtggagttgagcacaacctttctcCCTCacacggacgggcagtccgagcgcacaattcagattcttgaggatatgctccgtgcctgCGTGATAgagtttggagggtcatgggactgATACTTTCTACTTGCAGAGTTctcttacaacaacaattatcagtccagcattcatatagcaccgtatgaggcttgtatggtaggcagtgccggtccccagttggatggtttgagtcgggcgaggcccgattgttgggtacaaatttggtccaggatgccctggataaggtgaaggtgattcaggagagacttcgcatagcccagtccaggcagaagagttatgcataccgtaaggttcgtgattttgtatttatggttggtgagcgggtcttgcttcgggtatcgcctatgaagggtgtcatgaggttcgagaagaagggcaagctgagcccgaggttcattggtccttttgagatattgtggCGAGTTCGGGAGGTTGCTTATAatcttgccttgcctcccagtctagcaggagttcacccggtattccacgtgtccatgctctggaagtatcacggtgatccgactcatgtattggattacagctcagtccagttggacaaagatctatcttatgttgaggagccagtagccattttggacaggcaggtcagaaaacTCAGGTCAAAGAagattgcttcagtaaaggtccagtggaggggtcagccggtcgaagaggcgacttgggagaccgagcaggatatgcgcagccagtaccctcatcttttcacagtttcatgTATGTctttagactcgttcgaggacgaacgattattttaagagggggaggatgtaacgacccggccagtcctTTTgggagtaatagccccgatcccctattaactgctttcccccaaatctttttctgctattgtgacttgccgggatgattggttttgagtttcggagtgttttgggacacagtccctaaatgagagattAAGCCCTAGGATTTGGACCATATTCAGAACTATGTGAAAACGACTCCTGAATGGAATTCtgtcagttctgttagctccgttaggtgattttggatttacgagcgtgtccggattgtgttttggaggttcgtagatcatttagacttgaaatggcgaaagtcaattttttgaagttttgggccggtagtggaaattttgatatcgaggccgttttccgattccgaaagttggagtaggttcgtaatgttgattataacttgtgcgcaaaatttgagttccatcggacgtgatttgataggttttgacatcagttgtagaattttgaagtttcaagttctttaagtttgaattggagggtaatTCGTTATTTTGGCATTTCTTAatgggatttgagagctcgactaagttcgtatggtattttaggattagttgatatgtttggtcgaggtcccaggggcctcgggtgtgtttcggatgcttaacgggtgaaaacttggacttagaggaatttctgaatttttctagttctggtgttttcgcacctgcggaaaagagaTCGCAGATGCACGAGCCACACATGCGGagatggaagcgcagatgcgataaatcgagagttggcctggggtcgcaggtgcgaggaagtttccgcatctgcgatgcccgcaaatgcgcaaggATGTTCGCACATGCGcaagatgcgcagaagcggaagggactcCGCAGGAGCGagtgcgcagatgcggccctttcatcgcagatgcgaaggcaGAGTGGGTAAGTGATTTGCACAAATGCGCACGTTTTTCCGCATAAGCGCACCCGTAGGTGCGAGCctaggttccgcaggtgcgaaaatacctgggcagtgattaaaaccgaagggcttcgcgatttttatcttttttggcTTTGTAAACTCGGGTTGGGGCGATTGTTGAGAGCATCTTCGAggtatttcttgaggtaagttcttTGTGCTTATGtttggtcaataatcttgccttaccatgtattttcccacctagttaatgtgtatttaaggtgaaaattggaagttggagaCTAAGGATTTTAGAGTTTGAATTGCGGATTGGAGTAccatttggtgtcagattttagtaaatttggtatggttagacttgtgagtgaatgagctttctagtttcgtaaattttgtcgggttttgagacgtgggccccgggggccgggtttgagccaatttcgggttttggcctaattttataattttcttgtgaaattctttccattagcgcgtattgatggtattgtactgttttgaatagattcgggccatttgaagtcagatactcatggcaagaacatgATATCAGGTTGATTTGagcagttcgaggtaagtggcttgcctaaccttgtgttggggacttttcccttaggatatcttgatattatttggtgtttgggcgccgtgtacgtgaggtaatgagtacgtacacaggctattattgcaaaaaaaaaaatgtttaacctttttaaatcataaattgcttctcttattaattgtactaatatgtttaattgtgtagtttagactagaaaagcatgcttacgtgttttaactgcttaattgacattctgtgcgtcatgttCTGTTAAGTCCttattttccttatctgtgtccagtataaactgtataactcgatgtcatacctgtcatttcatcttgcgttgcatatttaaattgggactacggacgtagtccgggagatccccatgtactacatatttactttgggactacggcctattccgggagatcccccagcactgcatatttactttgggactacagacgtattccgggagatccccatgtactgcatatttactttgggactacagacggtATCCCGAGAaatttcccactgtgtttaccttgttttgagccgagggctcccttaactgttaaattttcgaaaatttctttaactgtgttaccgtaaattctacttatatcttttactgtttaatttattatatttactccgatagggccttgacctgacctcgtcactactcgaccgaggttaggcttggcacttactgggtaccattgtggtgtactcatgcccttccctccacatattttcgtgtgcagatccaggtgcgagctatcagtttcggggttagtacgtgctgctgattctaggagacttcaaggtacctcTGCTTGCGTCcacagatcttcggagtccccttctattctctCGTCTAGAGATTTTTTCTTAATAtattcagacttttgtatagagttACATAGATtatagtagcttgtgacttagtgatattccgggtcttgggaaattattttgtatatgccgagtagtactactcttggctatttataatatgttgtttatccttaaaatatattgtgtttcctttatatttttcacaatagtaggcttacctagtcgtaaagactaggtgccatcacgataccttacagagggttaatttggggtcgtgacagaagtatttgatattttaaatttgatattgaagcaatgtattaaaaatttgaaatattattttttggaattatttattcttgaatattttcgtaagagttttttttggtactcattgtgatggagccgtgagctctttattgtggaaataatattattattggattattctggcatgagccgtgagctcgttattattgaaaaatattgttgttgatttattgtgaaaaattaaaatattgggcATTTGAGgagcaaattgtgatatattgtgatattaatacgcatgcggtggtataaggtctgggtattaaaATGCATGCGGttagataagggtggcttgatatgcatGGCttgtaggggtgactactagaagtcatgcggtgtgataagggtagctaaaacgcgggatgctatttcggaaaaaatattttcttaaaataaatcgtgaaggctcccgcggtggtataagaaaatgagatattgtaaaattatttataatttgggactacgaggcggtacctcggtagtgcccttgttgatattgatttatggccatagttgcattcgattaattgttgtgattttcataaagttgaaggaaattctgttttgattctatgagatattatttgcaattatctggtgtcattaaatgtgacatactatttgattcattttcaatgtcattttattttactatattgataaacattttaccatgccattattatattctagtagggcctcacctgacctcctcactactctaccgaggttaggcttggcgcttactgggtaccgctgtggtgtactcatactacgcttttgcacatttatttgtgcagattcaggtacattttaccagcctagacgtcagtgagttacctgcgcacggagacttcgaggtatatctgccagcgtccgtagactccggagtccccttctatcattttatgttgcttccttatattttatttagaccttgacatatagagacattgagaataaattcttagaagcttgtgatttatttctaccaggttttgggagttgaaattgttgaattgtagtttatttattttagatatttattattatttcgcattgataggcttacctagtcttagagactaggtgccattatgACATCCTACGGAAGAAATTTGGGGCCGTGACAGATGCGCAAAATAAATGAGAATTAACATGGGTAAGTGTTGAAGAAGATTCTTTATGAATTCTCTTATTTTGCTTGTTCTCGCGATTATtataccaactaaaattgggattgaattccttgaattatgaaatttatcaaaagtgaatatgggcccattcacctgCAATGTAAACCTTATAAAGATGCATCtctgagatggttacatgtgcgattattattaactcGCAACCTGGTATTTGTGAGGCaatttgctcaataatttaatttagagcataatttccagatttcCTATTCAAGaaagttcatcttgataagttggtttacatcacagttggtttaACAAAATGATTTACTGAGTGCATctacttaatagctaaactattgcttatgagaacaaattATCTATATTAATTTGATATATGTTATacacgaaagtatattacattcttccctgacaagtggttcagggtcaggaaataaataatctcatcttattattattgatgtgtggtgtatattttgattaacaccataatgcacaaagatgagttcccaaagttgaggaagcaagttagtttttctaacatgaggagGAGACAggataaacagttgagaaaaagttacgtggaatgaattatcatttctatatctagatcctcgaataagataatatgaacttgaagttcataaaaaaataatccatctgcaatatattgcaaaacatgcaagacgcatttgctgacccaaagaaagtaactatattctcactaCAAATActcctattagaataagtcctagaaggacaaagactatggtacgcttaaagcgtatagaAAAATTGATTTCAAGTAAAATTTCTGATAAAGaaaatgagcaaatgatcaaaatgatcataataaagtggcaagtgatctagaagatcacatgacataatatTTCATAAAATTCAGGAGAGGTTTAGGTAGCTGAATATATGAATGAaaagatctctatgttatgtctttatgaaaaataaGGAGGTTGGAActgatataaaatattttttgacgACATCTATAATAGCGTTAAATAtatatgaggatcttaagtctggAGAAACAATTCAAGTAGAATTTGGTTTCATATGCAAGACAtgtagttttggatatatagttcaAACACTCGAAAGTATAAAGTTAATAGGTGTGTGCAATCACTTTCATGTATTTTATATGTcggcatgacatgaaaacttgatataaatctaaagtctatttatatggcttatttgactatacttatatgataatccctgaaggatttcaattgcttgaagcatatacaattcttgatctTGAAGTGCCACATCCTCAGTGCAATTTATGCAcaaatgtatcttgctataactataagcatgataatgtgatagcgagaatttttttacctctatggagatattgaaaaggcCATTCCATGACAGTTTATGAAGACATTATatatctatcaagaatgatgttcattcaagttaatatgactgatttgtgtatcaaatctctaccaacggaattttgaagatggtgcacaagattggaatgtgaaggctcaaggatgtgaattgatgctctcatcaggggaaGTTAATACGctatgtactcttttttccttacaagattttgtcccactgggtttttcttgcaagatttttaacgaagcaactaaaaggcgtatttctaaacatttgtatttttttttctagaattttttcctactgggttttattttaattaaggttttaacgaggcacattgaCATTCaggggggagtgttataaatagtattttatttatggtgaatgtctatattttagagagattttagagtTTTTTACTTGATGGCTGAGtcactttttccctataaatagagggttctattccattgtaattgatCCCAAATCAATTAAAACACGAGTCTGATAAATAAATGCACGTTTTCTTGAAGCTTGAAACATGAAAACATCCATAGAATTATTGCCACCGTTCTGCAACATAGCACAGTGAAGCACCAAGTTTTCAAATTCATCAATCTTTTCTACGTATCGAAAATTGTATTTATTTGAATCGCTAATTGCACCATCTGTGTTGCACTCGCAAAGCACAATTCCTTTGCTAACTTTATCGTAAATAGCGAATTCGTAGCCTATATCCATTAATCATCAATAATTTTCTTCCATGTAACGACGGGTGCTCGTGTGGAATTAAACTCGGACATGCATACATCGATTGTCACCATTAAATGATTAGAATATTCTCCCCTGCGTAACGAttacttatatttacaaattaaaaTAACCACCCTCTACTcattcttatttatttaattacttCATCCCTATTTATTTAATTTGTCTTTACTTAATGCTTTGTGTCAAATAAATTTGCGTATCCTTAAAattacttacaaatttaattattcttcgaTTTTGAGAGTAAACACAAATACTAACTTTATATATTAAAGGTGGAATCCAATAGCTAGATAACTGCAGTTTTCACTTATTAAAAGAGTGAAAATGCAAGTTAACTGTAGTCTGCTGATTATTTGGTGTCGTGATGGTTATGGCATCGAAGTTTAGGATTAATTATGTATATTGTGTAGCCAAGTTTTATAATAAGAAAACATATTTTAAGTGAGAACTGTTAGTAATCAGAATACTAGTGCGACAAAAATGAATTTGGATACAGGGGACAGACTATTTTGCATCAATTGTAGCTTCATccttcatttttttcttcaaaagttCTCCGTACCctttaaatttgaatagtcaCACCCACACTTAGCCTAAGCAAGGTTAAAAATAGTGAAGAGACGTAAACTCAAACAAGTTGTTAAACAGACCTAAATTAACAATGCTAAAAATAGTTCAAAGGGACATTTATTCTTTCGGATATATGACGACTTGGCAAGGTTTATGAGTCTTCTGTGCCTTCTACTTACTAGCCATCATTTGATGAAGAATTGTGTTTAGATTCTTCACACACGGTCATATGCTTAAGTCAAGTCTCAATTCATGTGGACCCTACAGCACATGAAGAGGAGGACTATAGTACGAATGGATGtggataaaaaaacaaaaatattgtaagtAGTATTTCTTCCTCCATATATTAGGTATTGTACAAATAATACTGCCGAGATTCTTAACGCTGATTCGTGAACTTGTCGAGCATCATCCGCACACATTAATTTTCCACATTGACTTGTCAACATAATCATCATTTCTCTAGATCTTGTGGGCGTGGAGTTTAACATAATCATCATTTCTGTAGGTCAGTTGATTTTTCTCGCAACCTTAAGATCATTAAAAAGGAAGCTGGCATATGGAAGCCAGATATTTTAATTTTACAGTCTATTCTGCTAGTGACCTCCCAGATGTTCGTGAATTTGGTAGAATGAAAGTTTATGCAAAGGTTTCAGTGGCAGGAACGACCAAGTGCACCGAAGTAGATCCTGTGAACGAGACGAATCCTAAGTGGAATACCACGCTTTGCTTCATTGTGCCTGAGAAAGACATCGTACAAGGGAGTATGTATTGCAAAATTGAGCTTTTCTGCAAAAGGACTTTCTCACATGATAAGTATGTTGGGGAGCTGCTCCTTTCTCTAGCTCCTCGTTATAAAGGAATATGTACTTTTCCAGTACTCGGAAATGATTTAGATCCCAGCAAAAGTattggaactttgaagttttctCATGCTTTAGGAGATAAACTCGTAGTTGCGGACTCATCTTCGTCTTCATTAGAAGATTACGATAGCGTAATTCATCTTATTAAAAGTGGAGTGGGTCTGCTGAATGTAATGGCTACAGCTTCCAATTGACTCATCATCTTCAGATGGTTTTATCATGTCGAATCTATGTTAAAGTACGAATAATATTTGCTAGAAGTATTTTGGGTTCTATGTTGACGTACGTATATTGCAGGTGA is drawn from Nicotiana tabacum cultivar K326 chromosome 9, ASM71507v2, whole genome shotgun sequence and contains these coding sequences:
- the LOC107771973 gene encoding uncharacterized protein LOC107771973, translated to MEARYFNFTVYSASDLPDVREFGRMKVYAKVSVAGTTKCTEVDPVNETNPKWNTTLCFIVPEKDIVQGSMYCKIELFCKRTFSHDKYVGELLLSLAPRYKGICTFPVLGNDLDPSKSIGTLKFSHALGDKLVVADSSSSSLEDYDSVIHLIKSGVGLLNVMATASN